The genomic DNA GCCTTAGGGGCCACTTGTCCGAGCGGCGGCCGTCTTAGGACTCCTTCCCAGCGGCCTATCTTTAGTAAATAGGTGAGATTAGAGCGGCCGGAGGCAAATTGTCGAATTTCAAGTGGCTCTCCATCTAAGGCAAAGTGATCACGGAGATAAGCTTCCAATTTGGCGGTGTCGAGTTCTTCCCCTTCTCTCACTTGAATGATGTCTGATTGCATCATACGATCCCCCCCTATACCGTTTCCCGGGAACGTTGATACGGGATTAACTGGTTTTTTAGCGACTCAGGCATAGATTCGCTTTCCTGTGTATCAAAGTTAAAGTAAACGAGAACAGCCTCTCCTTCTACAACGGTCTCCCCTGTCTCTTTACGGTAGATCCGGTGAACCAAGGTAAAACTTTTCGTTCCGATGCGTCTAATGTTTGTCGTGACGTTAAGCCGATCGTTAAAATAGGACTGACCCACGAAGTCAAGATTCATGTGAACGACGACAAACTTCCAATCGCTAATGGTCATGGCAGTCCCGAGTGATTCCAAGAATTCGATTCTTGCCTGTTCGAGATAAATATAATAGCTTACATTATTCACATGACCGATAGCATCCGTTTCTACAAAACGAACTTTCAATTCTGTTTCATGTTGCACCCATCATTCCTCCTTTTGATTGATTATCAATCTTAATTTGGCGGGATTATCGTCTGGATCGGCGGGATTATCACCCTATTTAGCGAGATTCCCTTCTGATTTGGCGAGATACTCTCTACATCGCATGCGTGCCGCCATCAATGGTCAATACATGACCGGTCACATAGTCAGACGCCTTGGAAGCGAGATAAACGACGGCCCCTTTAACATCATCATCGTTGCCGAGCCGACCCAGCGGTGTGTAATCGAGTAGTTTATCCTTACCTTGTTCAATCACGACTTTGGTCATTTTGGTCGGAAAAAATCCGGGTGCAATCGTATTGACATGGACATTATTTTTCGCTAATTTGACGGCAAAATCTTTGGTCATGGCGACGACAGCGCCTTTACTCGCATGGTAACCGACGGCATTCAACACCTCTGGATCCGTCCCAAGCAATCCGGCGATCGATGCAATGTTAATGATCTTGCCACCACCCTGGTCAACCATGCGCTTGCCCGCAGCTTGTGTCATTAAGAAGGTTCCTGTCGCATTGACATTCATGACTTTTTGCCAAGCGTCGAGCGGCATTTCGAGCGCGGGTGCGCCCCATGAAGCTCCGCTATTATTAACAAGAATATCAACGGAACCGAGCTCATCAACCGTCGTCTGAACCACGTGTTCTACCGCATCCGGATCTGTAACATCACACGCTAAGGCGATTGATTTCACATTAAGCGCTTTCAATTTTTCGCTAACGCCAACGCAGGCTTCTAATTTCCGTGAACAGACAACGACGTTAGCACCCGCTTCAGCAAGAGCGATAGCCATTTGTTCGCCAAGCCCTCTGCCTCCACCCGTCACAATCGCATTCCTTCCTGAAAGGTTAAACAACTCATTAATATGCATCCTAGCTCCCCCTCTAATTTTAATACATAAACATTTTTGACTATTTCATGACTGTATGAACCTGTTCATTTCGCATCATACTGACCGGTTGGTTAATGTTATTTTATTATATATTTTTGCAATTTTCAATGCCTCAATGGGGCAACTGATTCTAAAACAATCTAAAAAGAAGCACCCGTAGATGCTTCTCTTTTGGCTGGTCATCTCCTTATGTATGCGTTGCTCAAGAATCCGATGACACTTGCTCTTTAAAATGTTTAAGCTTTTCGATGGTTTCTTCGACCAAACGCTGCAAATTATCGACATTCGGTTGGTCTTTTTTGGCCTCCGCGATTAATGGATACAAACTTTCTTCAATATTCGTATAGTCGTCTGGGTATCGTTCCTCGACCTGTTTTTCAATCCGATCCCAGTTTTCTTCAATCTTTTTTCCCTTTGCATTGATTTGACTATACGCCTGTGGGGACGTTTCGATTGTTTGCTTTAATTCTTGAACAATCGTAAGAACTGTTTCTGTTCCTTTGACCAGATCAACTTTTTTGCCTTCATTGACAGAATTGTCCACGGGTTGTGCTTCTTTAGATTGACTTTGAACCTCACCGGAATTCTCATCACGTTGATCCGAGCTACAACCTGCTATAACGCCCACAATCAGCAATAATGATAACATTAGAAAGGATAATTTTCTCATCAAGCTACCTCCTTTTGTTTTGTTATCATTTTTTCCCTAATTTGATGATTTAAACGTGACAATCATTACAAAAAATGTGACCCTATATACCACCATTTTTCTGTTATAATAGACCGAAAGAGTTCGAAATTCCCACCTCTTTTAAAAAAACTAGGGAGATTGTGAAGCATGAAGATACAAACACCTCCCCTTTAACTTTTAAGGGGGGAGTTTGCTGTTTTCTTGGCTTCCAATCCGATTGGAGTCGAAAAACTTATGTACCAAATACCAGAAAAGGCCCAGCAGCTGGGGGCGGATATCCAACGTGATGAGTTGAAATATCACCAAAAACGCGTGGCTGTGACCAAGACCTTTACGTTTGATGCCGCACACCACTTGCATGCTTACGAAGGCAAGTGTAAGAACATGCACGGTCATACTTATGAGGTCGTGCTCACAATGAGTGGTTATACAAATGATATCGGCATGGTCATCGATTTTGGTGAGTTAAAGCAGTTATACCAAGCAGCTATCGCCAACCGGTTAGACCACCGATATCTGAATGAAGCTCTACCACCCATGAATACAACCGCAGAAAACATAGTTGTGTGGATGTGGGAGACGATGGCGTTGGAGATTGAAAAGTCAGGGCCTGCAACCAACGGCTTACGTTTAGAAGAAGTCACTCTGTATGAGACACCCACAAGCTCGGCAACAATCAAAAGAGAATGGATGATGGATCATGCCTAAAACAATGACAGAATGGCAATTGCCCGTCTCATCAGAATATCTTCAGTGGAAACTACCCATGGTGGAAATCTTTGAAACGATCGAAGGTGAAGGCACAGGACAAGGCTTTCCGACAGTGTTTGTTAGGATGTTTCATTGCAATCTCAGATGCAGTTGGTGTGATACCCCTTATAGTTACGCACCGGATAAGCCTGAATATGAGGCGACGATTGCGGAGATTATTGAACGGATCAGCCAGTTTTCCAGTCAACGCATTTGTTTTACCGGCGGCGAGCCACTGATCCATCGTGAAAAGTCAGCTGCCCTTCTGCAAGCTATGGCGGACCTTGATCATATTCAAGATATTCATATTGAAACCAATGGCGCCATCGACTTAACCCCTTATGAACATATGCGGCATACCAATGCTCACATCAATGAAAAAGTTCGATTTGTGATGGACTACAAACTCCCAGACTCTGGTGAAACAAGCAAAATGATCCACACCAATTTTGATCTGCTCACAGACATTGATGAAGTGAAGTTTGTCATTGGTAGTGATGAAGATTTTAGTTATACGAAGCAAATCATTGACCAATATCATGGGTACGGACAAGTACTGCTAAGTCCGGTTTGGGACACTATGCATCCGCAAACTTTAGTACAAAAGATGCTAGCTGAACCTATGCCCAATGCCAAACTCAGCATGCAAATGCACAAAGTGATCTGGCATCCGGACACACGCGGCGTATAATCAAATTTTCGAGGGCCTTATCATGTCAATATACTGGGGTGATAGGGGCCTATTTTCATTTCTTTGAACCTAGAAGATTATTTGGAGTATAGAACTCACACTTCAACCTTCGAAAATCCTTTTCATTCCAGGTTATGACGTTTAAACCACTGCCCTGGGCCTTTTTAGCAAGATAGGCATCAATAAAGTCAACATTGTTATCCGCGAAATCGTTTAGAGCATTAATGATCCAGGGTTCCTCCACTTCCACCCCATCTGACTGTAGAAATTCTATTAAGGTATCCGCTATTTCCCTCTTTGAGACTTTATAATAAGACTCTAAAACCCAACACGATTCAGCCACAATCATTGACGGGACATAGAACGATAGAACCCCTTTCTCAACTTCCTGCACGAGCTGCTCGGCTTGTTTAAAAAGTTTGTTTGGATCTCCTGTTAACAATCTAATAATAATATTGGTATCAATGGCTAACTTTTGTTTCACTGGCGGTTCTCCTCATCTAGATCCTTTAATAAATTGGCTTCTGC from Tuberibacillus sp. Marseille-P3662 includes the following:
- a CDS encoding acyl-CoA thioesterase, whose product is MQHETELKVRFVETDAIGHVNNVSYYIYLEQARIEFLESLGTAMTISDWKFVVVHMNLDFVGQSYFNDRLNVTTNIRRIGTKSFTLVHRIYRKETGETVVEGEAVLVYFNFDTQESESMPESLKNQLIPYQRSRETV
- a CDS encoding SDR family oxidoreductase; this translates as MHINELFNLSGRNAIVTGGGRGLGEQMAIALAEAGANVVVCSRKLEACVGVSEKLKALNVKSIALACDVTDPDAVEHVVQTTVDELGSVDILVNNSGASWGAPALEMPLDAWQKVMNVNATGTFLMTQAAGKRMVDQGGGKIINIASIAGLLGTDPEVLNAVGYHASKGAVVAMTKDFAVKLAKNNVHVNTIAPGFFPTKMTKVVIEQGKDKLLDYTPLGRLGNDDDVKGAVVYLASKASDYVTGHVLTIDGGTHAM
- the queD gene encoding 6-carboxytetrahydropterin synthase QueD, whose product is MYQIPEKAQQLGADIQRDELKYHQKRVAVTKTFTFDAAHHLHAYEGKCKNMHGHTYEVVLTMSGYTNDIGMVIDFGELKQLYQAAIANRLDHRYLNEALPPMNTTAENIVVWMWETMALEIEKSGPATNGLRLEEVTLYETPTSSATIKREWMMDHA
- a CDS encoding 7-carboxy-7-deazaguanine synthase QueE, with the protein product MPKTMTEWQLPVSSEYLQWKLPMVEIFETIEGEGTGQGFPTVFVRMFHCNLRCSWCDTPYSYAPDKPEYEATIAEIIERISQFSSQRICFTGGEPLIHREKSAALLQAMADLDHIQDIHIETNGAIDLTPYEHMRHTNAHINEKVRFVMDYKLPDSGETSKMIHTNFDLLTDIDEVKFVIGSDEDFSYTKQIIDQYHGYGQVLLSPVWDTMHPQTLVQKMLAEPMPNAKLSMQMHKVIWHPDTRGV
- a CDS encoding PIN domain-containing protein, translated to MKQKLAIDTNIIIRLLTGDPNKLFKQAEQLVQEVEKGVLSFYVPSMIVAESCWVLESYYKVSKREIADTLIEFLQSDGVEVEEPWIINALNDFADNNVDFIDAYLAKKAQGSGLNVITWNEKDFRRLKCEFYTPNNLLGSKK